Part of the Paenibacillus sp. YPG26 genome, CTGTGGATCATAGAAAGGCGCCTGCAGGATTGCGGCCGGGAAAGTAATGCTGTTGGTTGAAGGCTGATAGAATGCGTTCACCGTCATAACAGGCAGCACACTCCATAAATCTATGGAATACGGCTTCTTGAGTGCTTCTCTGCCTGCTGCTTCTATGGCGATCTTCTGGCTCATTACCGCATCGAACAGGGTACCGCCTTCCGCTCGGCTTGCGAAGCGATAGGAAGGCACCGGTGTCCATTCATCGGGATAGCCGATGTTCACACTAATATTCTTCAGCTTCTCGGTAGCCTTGGCTTTGGTCTCGGCGCTCATCCATGTAAGAGCGTTAATCCGAACCTCGTATTTCGCGATAATCTCGTTCACAATATCTTTTACATCGTCTTTGCTGGATTTAGGAAAATACTTGCTGACAAACACTTTGTCAAACGCTTGCGATTCCATTCCCTGAGCCAAAGCGGCCGCTCGCTCTTCCACCGGAAGCTTCTCAGGCACAATACCGATTGCCGCCTTCATCAGATCATCCTGGAAGCTTTGGGTGGTCTCTGCAAATGCAGCTTCATACGCCTGGAACGTGCTTATAGCAAGCAAATCCTTGATCGTCTGCAGATTCTGATTCGTGATGAGGCTGTCGGCGAATTTAATATAGTCATGCTCGGGAGAGTAGACGGTCATATCGGCTGGGAGACCATACCGCTTGATGGCTAGTTCAGCCAGCCCCGAGTTCGGCGTTGCCTTCTTCATCTCGTCCCAACTGGACTTCTTGAGGAATGCCTTAGGGTCTTGCATCTGTTCCACAGGCGTAGCTTTGGTGGAGAGCTGCTTCTCAAGCTCCAATATCGCTTTGGCGCGTTCAGGAAGCTTGTCCTTCTCGCCGCTGTAGCGCAATACCCGCTCAATGTACTCAATGTAGGCCTTCTGAACATTAGCCATAGCCGGATCATTAGAATAATAGAATGTCGTGCCCAAGCCCAGTCTGGTGCCTATGAAGGCGGCCGCAAATTTCTTGCGATCCCCCAAGGTGTCTTCAACAGGCATAAATCCGATGAACGGGATCAGGTTGAACCGATCCGAATATTTATCGGCCAGGGCTCTCAGCCCCGCAGTATCCTTGACAGCATATAATTCATCCAGATAAGGACGAAGCTTCTGAATTGCGGTTTCGCGCGTATGTACATCGGTATACATCTCATAAATCTCGGCCGCTCTCCACTCGGAGGACCCGTTAGCCGCAGCAGTCTTGTTCTGCAGCAATTGCTTCATGATCTCGGTTCCCGTGCCGCTCACTTTCTTCATGACATCCTGGAATGTGCCGGCCATCGCATATCCGGGATGAATAACCGGATCCGCAACATATTGGCGGTTCGTGTAGACGTAGAAGTCATCCTTGAGTCCAACCTGCTTGGCCCCGTAGGGATTGTTGTTGGCCGCGGCTTGTACCACATAAGACAGCTTCGCCAAAAATTTCTGCGCCTGTTCTACGGTGACGTTGCCGGCGGGAAGTCCCAGATCGTCCAACAGTCCGAAGTCGCCCAGCGCGGCATAGTAAGGCGCGGCCCATGCCGGTATGTCCGCATTCTTGCCGCCTGCCTCTATACCTTTCCAGGAAAGCAGATTACAGGCGATAACGACCAGCTGAGGGCCGGTAACGTTGGCGTTAGGCTGGAATTTTTTTGCCCCGGTACCTTTCATATATCCTGCAGTCACAGCGATCGCGATCTCTTTGGCATGCGGACTGCCAGAAGGTACGTCTGAGAATGCTTGTTTGGGCTTGTCTACCTTAATTTGAAACGTCTGATTGATCAATGCTGTCAGTTGGCCCCTTGTTACCAGACGGTCGTTGCTTGCCGCATACGCGCCTGTGAGCCCCATACTGAAGAACAAGAGTAGTACTAGCATAATTGCGATGGAACGTTGTATTTTTATCAAAACAGCACCTCCAAAATTATCTGACATCCTCTCTATGTTAACATAATTGGATATATAAGGATATTGCATTCTGACTATAATCCATTCCCTCCCTGACACACAGATGTCAACAAGGGTAGCTTATGATAGCCTCAGATGATTGTTCACCAATCAATTCAGGTACAAGAGAGGAATGAGCGTATGAGAAACAGACTGGCAGCCATCGTAGGAGGGCTTTTACTCGCAATTCTGATGGCGTCGATGGACAACACGATTGTCTCCACAGCAATCGGCACCATCGTTGGGGAGATGGGAGGACTCGACAAGTTCGTATGGGTCACCACGGCGTACATGGTCGCGGAAATGGCCTGCATGCCGATCTTCGGCAAGCTGTCCGATATGTACGGGCGCAAACGGTTTTTTATCTTTGGGATTATTGTATTTATGATCGGTTCCGTGTTGTGCGGAATGGCGCAATCTATCGTAGAGTTAAGTATCTACCGGGCTGTGCAAGGGGTTGGAGCCGGAGCCATGGTATCCATTGCGTTCACAATTCTGTTCGATGTCGTGCCCTCTAAGGACCGGGGGAAGATGATGGGAGCATTCGGAGCGGTGTTCGGCTTGTCGAGTGTGATTGGCCCGCTGCTCGGCGGGTACATTACAGATCACCTCAACTGGTCGTGGATCTTCTACATCAATCTGCCGCTTGGATTCATTGCCTTGTTGATGATTGCCTTGTTCTATAAGGAATCGGCAGCGCATGCGCAGCAAAAGATCGACTGGGCGGGTGCCGTTCTACTCGTAGGAGCCGTGGTCTGCTTCATATTTGGTCTTGAGCTAGGCGGCAAAACATATGCCTGGGATTCTCCGCAAATTATCGGGTTGTTCGCAGGATTCGTAGTCCTTGCCGCCTTGCTTGTCGTGGTTGAGAAAAAAGCCGCAGAACCGATCATCTCGTTCAGCTTGTTCCGGAGCCAACTGTACACGACCAGTAATCTGGTCGCCATGCTCAGCGGCGCAGCGTACATGACAGCAGCGATCTTCATTCCAATCTATGTGCAAGGCGTGCTTGGCGGTTCTGCCTCCAATTCAGGGTTGACCTTATTGCCGATGATGATGGGTTCCGTTGTCACGGCGACGCTGGGCGGATTTCTGATGACAAAGCTGCAATACCGGACGATTATGGTCGGGACGCTGACGATGCTGTTGATTGGCCTTTTCCTTCTCTCGCAGATTACGGTAGAATCTTCTAAGCTGGCCATTACAGGAATTATGATTCTGATCGGTCTTGGAATTGGTGCTTCCTTCTCGGTCTTGAGTACTTCCGTGCTACATTCGTTCCCTGCGTCACAGCGCGGGGCGGCAAGCGCCACTTTGAATTTCAACCGTTCGCTTGGCATGTCGCTTGGCATTACTATATTCGGGATTATACAGAGCTATAGCCTGCACTCGAAGCTCACTGACTCGTTCAGCAAGGATGGCGTAGCAGTGCCGGCTGACCTCAACCTAAGCGATCCCCATGCACTGCTGAATCCGGCGTTTCGCCAATCTGTCGATCCTCATCTGCTTGATACCATTACTACAGAACTTTCGAGCTCTATTGGAGCAACCTTTGCCTGGAGTCTCATTCCTGCCGTTCTGGCGCTGATTGCAGCATTCCTGATGACGAAAAGTAAAATGGAGCCGGTTGCGGAAAGTGAAGAATTCGCAGCCGTACATTAATTCAGATATTGGCAGGCTCCCGCCTGCCGCCCTAAGGAGGGATGACCATGAAGCTTGAACGATTGATGACCATTACGATTCTGCTGCTTAATCGAAAGCGGGTTCAAGCACAGGAGTTGGCGGACCAGCTTGAGGTGTCTCTACGCACCATATATCGCGATCTCGATTCACTCGGTCAAGCTGGCATCCCCATTGTCTCCTATACCGGCATGGAAGGCGGATACGAGATTATGGACAGCTTCCGGCTGGATCGGCAGCTGCTGTCCTTCGATGAGCTAACCGTCCTCTCCACTGCGCTTCGCGGCCTCGAATCTACGAAGGCCTATGAACGCTCCAATATGGATCTCCTCCTCGGCAAAGTTGGCGCGATGGTGGCCAAAGCCGAGCAGGGCAAGGCAGGAGGAGGAGACCGTATTCATATTGATTTCACCCCTTGGAGAAATAACAATGAAGACCAAATCCGATATGATTCGATTCACCAGGCCGTGAAGGACCGGAAGCTCATTCGATTCAACTACACGAGCAGAGCGGGCGATGAACAAGCGCGCGAGGTAGAGCCGATGGCGCTTGTGCTCAAGAACTACGCTTGGTATCTTCACGGCTTTTGCCGCTTGCGGGGCGACTACCGCATCTTCAAGCTGACGCGTATTCGGGCATTGGACGTCCAGGCCGACACCTTCATCCGCCGGGCGGAGTCGCTTGCCCAGCTGAATGACAGGTGGAGGGCCCCTGAGAACAAGGAGACGGAGGGGAGAATCCCAACTGTCCTTCAGTTTAATGCCTCTGCTGCCGTGTCCGTGATGGACCATTTTGATGAAAAGGAGATTGAGCGCTTGCCGGATGGACAGCTTATTGTGCGAACGACCTGCTCAAGCGAACGTTGGCTGATCCGTATGGTGCTCCATTATCTAACCGATGTGATTGTGCTTGAGCCTGCTTATATTGCCGCGAGGGTGAGGCAGACCGCCCTGGATATTGCGCGGCGGTATGGCGCCGTGGATAAGGAATAAATTCAGGGAAGGGGGACTGCTAATGTTGTCTTTAGCTGGAAAAGTGGTCATCGTCACCGGAGGCGCCCGGGGTGTCGGGAGACTGACATGTATTCAATTGGCCAATCAGGGGGCGAAGGTGGTTGTGACCGACCTGGGACATGAGCTGACCGATGAATCCATTACGTCCGAGATTATTACGGCTGGTGGTGAAGCCGTGGCGATCCCGGCGGATGCCCGGAGTCCGGAGCAGATGGAACAGCTCGTGGAAGCAGTTATACAGGAATTCGGACGTATTGATGTTCTTATATGCAATACAAATAATAGGGCCGCAGCCGCGTCCTTCACCGAGCTGACTTGGGAGTCGTTCGAACGGCAGCTGACCGATGAACTAAGGGCAGTGTTTGAGACAACCAAGGCAGTCATCCCGGCCATGATGGCACAGCAATCCGGCCGGATCATCTATTTGTCCAGCACGGAGGGCAAAGACCCCACCCCGCAGTATATCGCTTTCGGTACGGCGAAAGGCGGACTCAATACGTTCGCACGATATATTGCTCAGGAATTCGGCCCCTATGGGATTTCGGCCAATGTCGTCGCTCCCGGCTACATTAGAAATGAGGGGCCTTATATGATATCTGAGGAAGAGAGCCGGGTGGTAGGCAGCTTCACACCACTTGGCCGGATCGCCGAGCCGGAGGATGTGGCGGGGGTTATTTCTTTTCTCGCCGGAGATGGCGCACGCTTTCTGACAGGAACCTACACACCGGTTACCGGCGGGCTTGTCATGGAATGAGTCTTGCCACACGGTCAGCAGCAGTAAGTTTTTGGGCTATCCTTTGCGGGGTGGCCCCTTTTTTCTGAAAAAAATTAGCTTCTTAATGTCAAATAAAATTACTCTACGCATAAGCAATTCTCGTTTACAAACATACAGTATGTATGTTAAGTTAAATACATCAAACAGGAGAGGGGAATCCGCCTTATGAGAGTAAATAGCTTTTACCCCGTTATTTTGACCAAGCAGGTTGAGGAAAGCTCTAGATTTTACACTGAATATTTTGGGTTTGATATCGTGTATCAAGCGGACTGGTATGTTAGTCTAAAGAAATCGGGTGGGAACATTCCTTTTGAATTGGCGCTTCTGGATGCCTCACATCCCACGATCCCTGCGGCTTACCAGAAATCAGTCCAAGGCTTGATCCTGAACTTTGAAGTGGATGATGTGGATCAGGAGTACCACAGGCTCATTATTGCCGGAGAACTCCCATTACAGCTAGATATCCGCAATGAAGAATTCGGACAGCGGCATTTCATAACAAGTGACCCTAACGGTGTTCTAATTGACGTCATCAAGATCATCCCGCCCTCAGATGAGGAAAGTGCTCAATACGTTGAGAATATATGGTCTGATAGCAGATAGGAGTATCCAATTTCGTGAAAAAAACTAAGGAAGAGACTAACGAGACAATCAGCCAACTCAAAGAAATAGCCAGAAAGCATTTTACCGAGCATGGCTACGCTGCTGCTGTACTCGACGAGATCGTTAAGGAAGCTGATTTAACGCGGGGGGCAGTCTATCACCATTTTGGAAGCAAAAAGGGGCTCTTTCTCGCTGTACTGGAATCTGTCCAACGTGAAGTTGCCCTGAAGGTTGAAGCTGAGGCAGGCCAGAGCGAAGACGTATGGGACCAGCTCATTCTCGGATGCCACGCCTTTGTCAGCACTGCCGTTGAACCCAGAAATAAGCGAATCATGCTAATAGATGGACCAGCCGTATTGGGTTGGGAAGCTTGGCGAAGCATGGATGAGCAAGGCTCTATGCGGCTGCTGCACGAGCAGCTCCAATTGATGCAGCAGCAAGGATACTTTCAATCCGTATCCATTGATGCGCTAACCCATATCCTCTCAGGAGCGCTGAACGAATCCTCTCTATGGATTGCACAAATGCCAAATGTAACGGAATCGGTGGAGGATACGATGAACATCATCTCCCAGCTGCTGGAAAGGTATAGATCTTGAACGGAGCTTAGCCAAGCTTCCCTCCACCTTATTTATCGATATCCAAAAGCAGCTCCATAGCCTCCCGTTCCTTCCGGGCGGTCTGCATCAATAACTCGGAGGTTCGTCTCAGCTCGTCCAGGTTCCCTGACCTTCCCGCATGATCTATCGAAGCTGATACCTCATTCCATAGCTGAGCGATCCCGATGAACTGCTGGTACGCCTGTTCTATCCTTGAGTCACCCAGAACCTCCAGGCTCTCCAGCAGAAAGTCTCTGTACAGATTGCGGAACAGCGCGCCGCCTGTCCCTCCTCTCTCCATCATTAAGGCGGTCATACCTAAGTGATGGGCTAAATTGGGGTCATCTGATGTTGGCCACTTAAGGACTGCCTTACTCATGGTCTCGATTCCCCTTATGCCAATATTGCGGATCGGCGGGTTCAGATATTGATAAGCATTGCTTGAAATAGAGGCCCGGAGGAGGGAGTCCAGCTGGGGAAGCGCGGAGGTCTTGTCGATGGTGTAGGAGAGATTCCGGGAGCTCATGGGTCCTCTCTCAGATCTGGCGAGAGCCAATGTAGAGAGGCGTGTCTTGGTCATGTCCCCCTGTTGAGAGGTGTCCGCCACATAAGCATACTCCTCATCGTATCCATACATGGCGATATAATGTGCCGCGAAATGCACTTTACTGTTGAAATAATCCAAGTGGTAACAATCTAATTTCAGACCTACAGGAATGCCGCGATCAATGCTGCCCTTGACATGTAACCATGCTTTCGCAGATGAGGTCGTCTCTGATACATTAAGCTGCAGATTGAGACGCTGTGCAATACGGGTGGTCAGTTCATCGGGCTTAACCCTTCCGCCAATGAACGGAAAGTCCATGCCTTTACTGTTCCAATAAATAAATCCCAGGCCTTCACCAATGCCAAACAACATGGGCTCGGACAGCCGGATGCCCGCATGGGACAGCAGGTTGCCCATCGCCGTAGTCTCACAATGCTCTCCTCTGAACGGTACATAAGGGTCAATGATCACCCTTCCAT contains:
- a CDS encoding M13-type metalloendopeptidase; this encodes MIKIQRSIAIMLVLLLFFSMGLTGAYAASNDRLVTRGQLTALINQTFQIKVDKPKQAFSDVPSGSPHAKEIAIAVTAGYMKGTGAKKFQPNANVTGPQLVVIACNLLSWKGIEAGGKNADIPAWAAPYYAALGDFGLLDDLGLPAGNVTVEQAQKFLAKLSYVVQAAANNNPYGAKQVGLKDDFYVYTNRQYVADPVIHPGYAMAGTFQDVMKKVSGTGTEIMKQLLQNKTAAANGSSEWRAAEIYEMYTDVHTRETAIQKLRPYLDELYAVKDTAGLRALADKYSDRFNLIPFIGFMPVEDTLGDRKKFAAAFIGTRLGLGTTFYYSNDPAMANVQKAYIEYIERVLRYSGEKDKLPERAKAILELEKQLSTKATPVEQMQDPKAFLKKSSWDEMKKATPNSGLAELAIKRYGLPADMTVYSPEHDYIKFADSLITNQNLQTIKDLLAISTFQAYEAAFAETTQSFQDDLMKAAIGIVPEKLPVEERAAALAQGMESQAFDKVFVSKYFPKSSKDDVKDIVNEIIAKYEVRINALTWMSAETKAKATEKLKNISVNIGYPDEWTPVPSYRFASRAEGGTLFDAVMSQKIAIEAAGREALKKPYSIDLWSVLPVMTVNAFYQPSTNSITFPAAILQAPFYDPQASREQNLGSIGTIIGHEISHAFDVNGAQYDKDGNLANWWTEADYTEFHKRTAQVAKELSKIEFVPGHKVNGELTLAETIADLGGLSCVLDIADDNPNADLSKVYEGFSRAFAAWMPVELTVGYLQTDSHAPNKVRVNFALQMLDSFYKVYNITDKDGMYLPPERRVSIW
- a CDS encoding MDR family MFS transporter, with the translated sequence MRNRLAAIVGGLLLAILMASMDNTIVSTAIGTIVGEMGGLDKFVWVTTAYMVAEMACMPIFGKLSDMYGRKRFFIFGIIVFMIGSVLCGMAQSIVELSIYRAVQGVGAGAMVSIAFTILFDVVPSKDRGKMMGAFGAVFGLSSVIGPLLGGYITDHLNWSWIFYINLPLGFIALLMIALFYKESAAHAQQKIDWAGAVLLVGAVVCFIFGLELGGKTYAWDSPQIIGLFAGFVVLAALLVVVEKKAAEPIISFSLFRSQLYTTSNLVAMLSGAAYMTAAIFIPIYVQGVLGGSASNSGLTLLPMMMGSVVTATLGGFLMTKLQYRTIMVGTLTMLLIGLFLLSQITVESSKLAITGIMILIGLGIGASFSVLSTSVLHSFPASQRGAASATLNFNRSLGMSLGITIFGIIQSYSLHSKLTDSFSKDGVAVPADLNLSDPHALLNPAFRQSVDPHLLDTITTELSSSIGATFAWSLIPAVLALIAAFLMTKSKMEPVAESEEFAAVH
- a CDS encoding YafY family protein; amino-acid sequence: MKLERLMTITILLLNRKRVQAQELADQLEVSLRTIYRDLDSLGQAGIPIVSYTGMEGGYEIMDSFRLDRQLLSFDELTVLSTALRGLESTKAYERSNMDLLLGKVGAMVAKAEQGKAGGGDRIHIDFTPWRNNNEDQIRYDSIHQAVKDRKLIRFNYTSRAGDEQAREVEPMALVLKNYAWYLHGFCRLRGDYRIFKLTRIRALDVQADTFIRRAESLAQLNDRWRAPENKETEGRIPTVLQFNASAAVSVMDHFDEKEIERLPDGQLIVRTTCSSERWLIRMVLHYLTDVIVLEPAYIAARVRQTALDIARRYGAVDKE
- a CDS encoding SDR family oxidoreductase, whose protein sequence is MLSLAGKVVIVTGGARGVGRLTCIQLANQGAKVVVTDLGHELTDESITSEIITAGGEAVAIPADARSPEQMEQLVEAVIQEFGRIDVLICNTNNRAAAASFTELTWESFERQLTDELRAVFETTKAVIPAMMAQQSGRIIYLSSTEGKDPTPQYIAFGTAKGGLNTFARYIAQEFGPYGISANVVAPGYIRNEGPYMISEEESRVVGSFTPLGRIAEPEDVAGVISFLAGDGARFLTGTYTPVTGGLVME
- a CDS encoding VOC family protein, with the translated sequence MRVNSFYPVILTKQVEESSRFYTEYFGFDIVYQADWYVSLKKSGGNIPFELALLDASHPTIPAAYQKSVQGLILNFEVDDVDQEYHRLIIAGELPLQLDIRNEEFGQRHFITSDPNGVLIDVIKIIPPSDEESAQYVENIWSDSR
- a CDS encoding TetR/AcrR family transcriptional regulator: MKKTKEETNETISQLKEIARKHFTEHGYAAAVLDEIVKEADLTRGAVYHHFGSKKGLFLAVLESVQREVALKVEAEAGQSEDVWDQLILGCHAFVSTAVEPRNKRIMLIDGPAVLGWEAWRSMDEQGSMRLLHEQLQLMQQQGYFQSVSIDALTHILSGALNESSLWIAQMPNVTESVEDTMNIISQLLERYRS
- a CDS encoding BtrH N-terminal domain-containing protein; its protein translation is MIIDPYVPFRGEHCETTAMGNLLSHAGIRLSEPMLFGIGEGLGFIYWNSKGMDFPFIGGRVKPDELTTRIAQRLNLQLNVSETTSSAKAWLHVKGSIDRGIPVGLKLDCYHLDYFNSKVHFAAHYIAMYGYDEEYAYVADTSQQGDMTKTRLSTLALARSERGPMSSRNLSYTIDKTSALPQLDSLLRASISSNAYQYLNPPIRNIGIRGIETMSKAVLKWPTSDDPNLAHHLGMTALMMERGGTGGALFRNLYRDFLLESLEVLGDSRIEQAYQQFIGIAQLWNEVSASIDHAGRSGNLDELRRTSELLMQTARKEREAMELLLDIDK